A single Penaeus chinensis breed Huanghai No. 1 chromosome 42, ASM1920278v2, whole genome shotgun sequence DNA region contains:
- the LOC125047968 gene encoding epoxide hydrolase 4-like, producing MTSLFTKFAFLMYTVCLQITIYIACGVLSTVYLLFAWYKGYFHKAKERDVPPSCLQDPALGWHRFVKLKNVKLHYVEAGNSDNPLVVMIHGAPDFWFTWRKQIPSLANNYWVVAVDLRGCGDSDTPRIRTQYTVDIIAEDIVHLIGSLGREHAHLVCAGVGGQVGWHLVQRYPDLVSKMVLVHSPHPYVIQQHIHSLWRNYLKLWYLFFLQLPLLPEYAALLNDSDLIDRILKPLIRTKAVSEQEIEAYKFTFSRREDWTGALHHLRQIKMTAGGADEGTPEVVTVPILLIMGDADPILPLDTAYRSAEYVERIRIKPVGGSGYHAHVSHAQQLNRDIDDFLTVRRRQEVAASSSSSSSSSSHDGTDSPSASFSRSVLGAGFSAVTSTYGRLSGALETTRGNVYGMVHSSLKTAEQTLQLDHLY from the exons ATGACTTCGCTTTTCACAAAGTTCGCGTTTCTTATGTACACAG TGTGTCTGCAAATCACCATTTACATCGCCTGCGGAGTCCTCTCAACGGTCTACCTGCTGTTTGCGTGGTATAAGGGCTATTTCCACAAAGCCAAGGAGAGGGACGTCCCTCCGTCTTGTCTTCAGGATCCTGCTCTCGGTTGGCATCGCTTTGTCAAGCTGAAG AACGTAAAACTCCATTACGTGGAAGCCGGTAATTCGGACAACCCGTTGGTGGTAATGATTCATGGAGCTCCGGATTTTTGGTTCACTTGGAGGAAGCAGATTCCGAGTCTTGCTAATAACTATTG GGTAGTGGCTGTGGACCTGCGCGGGTGCGGTGATTCGGACACTCCCAGAATAAGGACGCAGTATACCGTAGACATCATTGCAGAGGACATAGTTCACCTCATAGGTAGTCTGG GTCGAGAGCACGCCCACCTTGTATGCGCAGGTGTAGGTGGGCAGGTGGGTTGGCATTTGGTACAGCGATACCCCGATTTGGTATCAAAGATGGTACTCGTTCACTCTCCTCATCCCTACGTCATCCAGCAGCATATTCATTCTCTCTGGAGGAATTATTTGAAATTGTG GTACCTTTTCTTCTTACAACTTCCATTATTGCCAGAATATGCGGCCCTGCTTAACGACAGCGACCTCATCGACAGAATATTGAAGCCGTTGATCCGGACGAAGGCGGTGTCCGAACAGGAGATCGAGGCTTATAAATTCACATTTTCGAGAAGAg AGGACTGGACGGGCGCCCTCCACCACCTTCGTCAGATCAAGATGACGGCCGGCGGCGCTGACGAAGGCACGCCGGAGGTCGTCACTGTCCCCATTCTGCTGATTATGGGGGACGCcgaccccatcctccccctcgaTACGGCTTATAGATCGGCTG AATACGTCGAGCGCATCCGCATCAAGCCGGTGGGCGGTTCGGGCTACCACGCCCACGTCAGCCACGCCCAACAGCTCAACCGGGACATCGACGACTTCCTGACGGTCCGTCGCCGTCAGGAGGTCGCcgcctcgtcctcgtcgtcctcgtcctcgtcctcacaCGACGGCACGGATTCCCCGTCGGCCTCCTTCTCCCGGAGTGTGTTGGGCGCCGGTTTCTCCGCCGTCACGTCGACTTACggaag ACTCAGCGGCGCCCTGGAGACAACCCGGGGAAACGTTTACGGCATGGTCCATTCCTCGCTGAAAACCGCGGAGCAAACGTTACAGCTGGATCACTTGTACTAA
- the LOC125047958 gene encoding uncharacterized protein LOC125047958, with amino-acid sequence MTEELEPSAKKSCADCDFGLLSFGPKYLGKSELCFQYLVRHGVLSDQLTCKKCGELCQLYFNHKVFKCQKLVHKSKKMTQRCNFQQSIYHNTWLHNSYLDIESNVLFMYMYLADYFIYKGIKDEIPGISDKTMSQWSLFCEDVLIHWCQVNSSKQIGGPGLTVEIEELKLEKRKNKEDRITVGMWVAFAVRRVFCG; translated from the coding sequence ATGACAGAAGAGCTGGAGCCTAGTGCTAAAAAATCCTGTGCTGACTGTGATTTTGGACTACTGTCATTTGGACCCAAATATTTAGGAAAGTCGGAACTGTGTTTCCAGTACTTGGTGCGACATGGTGTCCTCAGTGATCAGCTGACTTGTAAAAAGTGCGGTGAGCTCTGCCAGCTCTATTTCAACCATAAAGTATTCAAGTGTCAAAAACTGgtccataaatcaaagaaaatgactCAGAGGTGCAACTTTCAACAGTCTATATACCACAACACCTGGCTTCACAACAGTTATCTGGATATTGAGAGCAAtgtgttgtttatgtatatgtatctagcaGACTACTTCATATACAAAGGAATCAAAGATGAAATCCCTGGAATATCAGACAAAACCATGAGTCAGTGGTCTTTGTTCTGCGAAGATGTACTGATACACTGGTGCCAAGTGAACAGCTCAAAACAGATTGGTGGCCCTGGCTTAACAGTCGAAATTGAAGAACTGaaattggaaaaaagaaaaaataaggaagacagGATCactgtgggtatgtgggtggccTTTGCTGTGAGAAGAGTTTTTTGCGGTTGA